The Deinococcus sonorensis KR-87 genome includes a window with the following:
- a CDS encoding DinB family protein has product MPTVHAPDFLNNLMDLLRETFEGTGGQGSHYIDGRGHGSVFETLEGLDHALASTPLSPGGATIAAHTEHTRYYIQILRRFIAQEEDVRPDWPGSWQTRTVTAEEWSNLQRAIRDEYAAAMAHLSRIEVWDDEPIGGFLSILAHSAYHLGAIRLLAVTLRPQ; this is encoded by the coding sequence ATGCCCACGGTCCATGCCCCGGATTTCCTCAACAATTTGATGGACCTGCTCCGAGAGACGTTTGAAGGGACGGGCGGTCAAGGCAGCCATTACATCGATGGACGAGGCCACGGAAGTGTCTTCGAAACCCTGGAGGGTCTGGATCATGCGCTCGCGTCCACGCCCCTAAGCCCAGGGGGAGCCACGATCGCCGCCCACACGGAACATACCCGCTACTACATTCAGATCCTCCGCCGGTTCATCGCGCAGGAAGAAGATGTGCGGCCCGACTGGCCGGGAAGCTGGCAGACCCGGACGGTCACCGCCGAGGAATGGAGCAACCTCCAGCGGGCGATTCGAGATGAGTACGCCGCCGCCATGGCGCACCTTTCCCGGATTGAGGTGTGGGACGACGAGCCCATCGGTGGCTTTTTGAGCATCCTGGCTCACAGTGCCTATCACCTGGGGGCGATCCGGCTCCTCGCGGTCACCCTCCGCCCTCAGTAG